From Varibaculum massiliense, a single genomic window includes:
- the rpsL gene encoding 30S ribosomal protein S12, translated as MPTIQQLVRKGRSTKKAKSKTRALKGSPQRRGVCTRVYTTTPKKPNSALRKVARVRLSSGIEVTAYIPGEGHNLQEHSIVLVRGGRVKDLPGVRFHIVRGALDTQGVRDRGQGRSKYGAKKEKK; from the coding sequence GTGCCTACCATCCAACAGTTGGTCCGCAAAGGACGCTCAACTAAGAAGGCGAAGAGTAAAACTCGCGCGCTAAAGGGCTCGCCCCAGCGCCGCGGCGTTTGCACTCGTGTTTACACCACCACCCCGAAGAAGCCGAACTCGGCATTGCGGAAAGTGGCGCGTGTTCGCCTATCCAGCGGCATTGAAGTGACCGCTTACATCCCCGGCGAGGGACATAATCTGCAAGAACACTCCATCGTGCTGGTGCGCGGTGGGCGTGTAAAGGATCTGCCCGGTGTGCGTTTCCACATCGTGCGCGGCGCGCTAGACACCCAGGGTGTGCGTGACCGCGGCCAGGGTCGGTCGAAGTACGGCGCGAAGAAGGAGAAGAAGTAG
- a CDS encoding type II toxin-antitoxin system RelE/ParE family toxin — MSTRFTVSYTRAAYNDLRGISSYISNSLLAPESAKRQTENIREQIRDLDTLPLRYPPVGWEPWRSMGIRRVAAGKYVIFYEVDENQEKVEVIRVVYSGRNLEEIAKDVSE; from the coding sequence ATGAGCACCAGATTTACGGTGTCTTACACCCGCGCGGCCTACAACGATTTGCGCGGGATTTCTTCTTATATTTCCAATTCGCTGCTTGCACCCGAGTCGGCTAAGAGGCAAACCGAAAACATTCGGGAACAGATACGAGATTTAGATACATTGCCCCTGCGCTACCCGCCTGTTGGGTGGGAGCCGTGGCGCAGTATGGGGATACGTAGAGTTGCAGCGGGTAAATACGTTATTTTTTACGAAGTAGATGAAAATCAAGAAAAAGTCGAAGTGATCCGTGTGGTTTATAGTGGTAGAAATCTCGAGGAAATTGCGAAAGATGTGAGCGAATAG
- the tuf gene encoding elongation factor Tu: protein MAKAKYERTKPHVNIGTIGHVDHGKTTLTAAITKVLHDTYPELNDFTPFEDVDNAPEERERGITINVSHVEYQTEKRHYAHVDAPGHADYIKNMITGAAQMDGAILVVAATDGPMAQTREHVLLARQVGVPAILVALNKCDMVDDEEMLELVEEECRDLLSSQDFDGDNAPVIQVSALKALEGDEKWVGQIRKLMEAVDEYIPEPVRDLDKPFLMPIEDVFTITGRGTVVTGRVERGKLPLNSEVEILGIREPQKTTVTGIETFHKSMDTAEAGDNTGLLLRGTKREDVERGQVVVEPGSITTHTKFEGQVYILKKDEGGRHKSFYSGYRPQFYFRTTDVTGVITLPEGKEMVMPGDTTEISVELIQPIAMEIGLGFAIREGGRTVGSGRVTKIDL, encoded by the coding sequence GTGGCTAAGGCTAAGTACGAGCGGACTAAACCGCACGTTAACATTGGTACTATTGGGCACGTTGACCACGGCAAGACCACCTTGACCGCGGCTATCACCAAAGTGCTGCACGACACCTATCCGGAACTGAACGATTTCACTCCTTTCGAGGACGTAGACAACGCTCCGGAAGAACGTGAACGCGGGATTACCATTAACGTTTCCCACGTGGAATACCAGACCGAGAAGCGTCACTACGCACACGTAGACGCCCCCGGTCACGCTGACTACATCAAGAACATGATTACCGGCGCAGCTCAGATGGACGGCGCAATCCTCGTGGTTGCCGCAACTGACGGTCCCATGGCGCAGACCCGTGAGCACGTACTGCTCGCTCGCCAGGTGGGCGTGCCTGCCATCCTGGTTGCACTGAACAAGTGCGACATGGTTGACGATGAAGAAATGCTGGAACTGGTTGAGGAAGAATGCCGCGACCTGCTGTCCAGCCAGGACTTCGATGGCGACAACGCCCCGGTAATCCAGGTTTCTGCTTTGAAGGCGCTGGAAGGCGACGAGAAGTGGGTTGGTCAGATTCGGAAGCTGATGGAAGCGGTTGACGAATACATTCCGGAACCGGTTCGTGATCTGGATAAGCCGTTCTTGATGCCGATTGAGGACGTCTTCACCATTACCGGTCGTGGCACCGTAGTTACCGGTCGTGTAGAGCGTGGTAAGCTTCCGCTCAACTCCGAGGTGGAAATCCTGGGTATTCGCGAGCCGCAGAAGACCACCGTTACCGGTATCGAGACCTTCCACAAGTCGATGGATACCGCTGAAGCTGGTGACAACACCGGTCTGTTGCTGCGTGGCACCAAGCGTGAAGACGTAGAGCGTGGCCAGGTAGTAGTTGAGCCCGGCTCGATTACCACTCACACCAAGTTCGAGGGTCAGGTCTACATCCTGAAGAAGGACGAGGGTGGTCGCCACAAGAGCTTCTACTCTGGCTACCGTCCCCAGTTCTACTTCCGTACCACCGACGTTACCGGCGTTATCACCCTGCCCGAGGGCAAGGAAATGGTTATGCCCGGTGACACCACCGAAATCTCGGTGGAGCTCATTCAGCCGATCGCTATGGAAATCGGTCTGGGCTTCGCTATTCGTGAAGGTGGCCGCACCGTTGGTTCTGGTCGTGTAACCAAGATTGATCTGTAA
- the fusA gene encoding elongation factor G, with the protein MALEVLADLSKVRNIGIMAHIDAGKTTVTERILYYTGINYKMGETHDGAGTMDWMEQEKERGITITSAATTCFWHDQQINIIDTPGHVDFTVEVERSLRVLDGAVAVFDGKEGVEPQSETVWRQADKYDVPRICFVNKMDKLGADFYYSVKTIEDRLHAKPVVMVLPIGAEAEFKGIVDLLDMRAVYFPETFSAEQAAAANKKGAKVSEGDPTLGAVLEYGEIPADLQDRAEEYREKLIDAAAEANDELMEAYLENGELTNDQIIAGIRELTLRSEIYPVFAGSAFKNKGVQPVLDGVLRYLPSPLDVPPLEGHSPNNEEEEILCPPDENAHFAALAFKIAAHPFYGKLTYVRIYSGHIKAGSPLLNATKGRRERVGKIFQMHSNKENPIEVAHAGNIYAFVGLKDTTTGDTLCENDQPVVLESMNFPDPVIHVAIEPKTKADQEKLGIAIQRLAEEDPTFTVRLDDETGQTVIGGMGELHLDVLVDRMKREFHVEANVGAPMVAYRETIRKTVEDVEYTHKKQTGGSGQFAKVLVTFEPLPADAEEPYEFVNKITGGRIPREYIPSVDQGIREAMEGGVLAGYPLTGIKATLTDGAYHDVDSSEMAFKIAGNMVLREGARRAKPTLLEPIMAVEVRTPEEYMGDVMGDLSSRRGFIQSMDDVNGVKEVRAKVPLSEMFGYVGDLRSKTQGRAVYTMQFDSYDEVPRSVAEEIIAKTRGE; encoded by the coding sequence GTGGCATTAGAAGTGCTTGCTGACCTATCTAAGGTTCGCAACATCGGCATCATGGCTCACATTGATGCTGGTAAAACCACTGTAACCGAACGCATCCTGTACTACACGGGCATCAACTACAAGATGGGCGAAACCCACGATGGTGCCGGAACCATGGACTGGATGGAACAGGAGAAGGAACGCGGTATTACCATTACCTCCGCGGCGACCACCTGTTTTTGGCATGACCAACAGATCAACATCATTGATACCCCTGGTCACGTTGACTTCACTGTAGAGGTAGAACGCTCCCTGCGCGTCCTCGATGGTGCCGTGGCCGTATTCGACGGTAAAGAGGGCGTGGAACCGCAGTCTGAAACCGTATGGCGTCAGGCCGACAAGTATGACGTTCCCCGAATCTGCTTCGTCAACAAGATGGACAAACTGGGTGCCGATTTCTACTATTCGGTAAAGACCATTGAGGATCGCCTGCACGCGAAGCCGGTAGTGATGGTTCTGCCGATTGGGGCAGAGGCCGAGTTCAAGGGAATCGTTGACCTGCTCGATATGCGGGCAGTTTACTTCCCGGAGACTTTCAGCGCCGAGCAGGCCGCGGCGGCCAATAAGAAGGGCGCGAAAGTATCCGAGGGTGACCCCACTTTGGGTGCAGTCCTCGAATACGGTGAAATCCCCGCTGACCTCCAAGATCGCGCGGAAGAATACCGCGAGAAACTGATTGACGCGGCGGCGGAAGCCAATGATGAATTGATGGAGGCTTACCTAGAAAACGGCGAGCTGACGAACGATCAGATTATTGCCGGTATCCGCGAACTCACTTTGAGAAGCGAAATCTACCCGGTGTTTGCAGGCAGCGCGTTCAAGAACAAGGGTGTACAGCCAGTTCTGGATGGCGTTTTGCGTTACCTACCTTCCCCACTGGATGTGCCGCCTCTGGAAGGACACAGCCCCAATAACGAGGAAGAAGAAATTCTTTGTCCTCCGGACGAGAACGCCCATTTCGCGGCGCTGGCATTTAAGATTGCCGCGCACCCGTTCTACGGCAAGCTAACTTATGTTCGGATTTACTCCGGACATATTAAGGCGGGTTCCCCGCTGCTTAACGCGACTAAGGGACGGCGCGAACGCGTCGGCAAGATTTTCCAGATGCACTCCAATAAGGAAAATCCGATTGAGGTCGCGCATGCTGGAAACATTTACGCTTTCGTGGGATTGAAGGACACCACCACTGGCGACACCTTGTGTGAGAACGACCAGCCGGTAGTTCTGGAATCAATGAACTTCCCAGATCCGGTTATTCACGTGGCGATCGAGCCCAAGACCAAGGCTGACCAAGAGAAGCTAGGCATTGCGATTCAGCGCCTGGCGGAAGAAGACCCGACCTTTACCGTGCGTCTAGATGACGAGACTGGCCAGACCGTGATTGGCGGTATGGGCGAGCTGCACCTGGATGTGCTAGTTGACCGGATGAAACGCGAGTTCCACGTGGAAGCTAACGTGGGTGCGCCCATGGTTGCGTACCGCGAAACCATCCGCAAGACGGTCGAGGATGTGGAGTACACCCACAAGAAACAGACCGGTGGTTCCGGCCAGTTCGCAAAGGTACTGGTCACTTTCGAGCCGCTCCCCGCGGATGCGGAAGAACCGTACGAGTTTGTTAACAAGATTACCGGCGGACGTATTCCTCGCGAATACATTCCTTCGGTTGACCAGGGCATTCGTGAAGCCATGGAGGGGGGCGTTTTGGCTGGTTACCCGCTAACCGGTATCAAGGCGACTTTGACGGATGGTGCTTACCATGACGTTGACTCTTCGGAAATGGCTTTCAAGATTGCCGGTAACATGGTTTTGAGGGAGGGCGCTCGCCGCGCTAAGCCCACTTTGCTGGAGCCGATTATGGCCGTTGAGGTTCGGACTCCGGAAGAGTATATGGGCGACGTGATGGGCGATCTTTCCTCTCGCCGCGGATTCATTCAGTCCATGGACGATGTCAATGGAGTGAAGGAAGTCCGGGCAAAGGTTCCGCTGTCGGAAATGTTCGGGTATGTGGGCGACTTGCGTTCAAAGACGCAGGGTCGCGCCGTTTACACGATGCAGTTTGACAGCTACGATGAGGTCCCCCGCTCAGTTGCTGAGGAAATCATTGCTAAGACCCGAGGCGAATAG
- a CDS encoding type II toxin-antitoxin system RelB/DinJ family antitoxin, with product MANTSAVYARIDTRLKEQAERILTQLGISPSAAIQMLYSQVVMQQGIPFTPRISYPVPVAIGGMSREEIDRELAKGIASKQQQGLTPDEVDQALAAEFNL from the coding sequence ATGGCCAACACATCTGCGGTTTATGCCCGCATCGATACCAGATTGAAAGAGCAAGCTGAAAGGATTTTGACGCAATTAGGAATTAGTCCTTCAGCGGCGATTCAGATGCTGTATAGCCAAGTAGTTATGCAGCAAGGGATTCCTTTTACTCCCCGGATTTCTTATCCGGTTCCGGTTGCTATCGGGGGAATGTCTCGTGAGGAAATCGACCGCGAACTCGCCAAGGGTATTGCCTCAAAGCAGCAGCAGGGGTTAACTCCTGACGAAGTCGATCAGGCTCTAGCGGCAGAGTTTAATTTATGA
- the rpsG gene encoding 30S ribosomal protein S7, which yields MPRKGPAPKRPLAVDPVYNSTIVTQLVNRVLLDGKKALAERIVYGALEGVRERTEQEPVSVLKRALENVRPALEVRSRRVGGATYQVPVEVRPARATTLALRWLVDFSRQRREKTMTERLMNEIMDASNGLGAAVKRREDMHKMAESNKAFAHYRW from the coding sequence ATGCCTCGTAAAGGTCCAGCTCCCAAGCGCCCTTTGGCGGTTGATCCGGTTTACAACTCGACTATCGTCACTCAGTTGGTCAATCGGGTGCTGCTAGACGGCAAGAAAGCATTGGCGGAACGTATTGTTTACGGCGCGCTCGAGGGCGTGCGGGAACGTACCGAACAAGAACCGGTAAGCGTGTTAAAGCGCGCCCTGGAAAATGTTCGCCCCGCTCTAGAGGTGCGTTCTCGCCGCGTCGGTGGCGCCACCTACCAGGTGCCAGTGGAGGTACGCCCCGCACGGGCGACCACTTTGGCGCTGCGCTGGTTGGTTGACTTTTCTCGGCAGCGCCGCGAAAAGACCATGACCGAACGCCTCATGAACGAAATTATGGATGCTTCCAACGGCCTGGGTGCTGCGGTGAAGCGTCGTGAAGATATGCACAAGATGGCGGAGTCCAACAAGGCTTTCGCTCATTACCGCTGGTAA
- a CDS encoding isochorismate synthase, protein MCSSSLSASGVLQYRVSRLSDDDCDFEQVNRLLEQNQHLLSSAAAERSTLTVWSGERIRLAGLGVAWQAHFSGENRFTAAEEAWRNLCEHAQETSGGEDKNFAAAAGAWQAGAAKNCCSKPENIRCSKPGKITWPLVLGSFGFTPATPSLLLVPALAVVASGGNTWLWQARWQEGQADFRGRQGNTPENAKSKAALAPQPSPLSPSNPAQVTHETYPHLQPDAWKAAVERATTEIRAGRAEKIVLARDKELRFDRDVSLARVTRYLADKYPTCWTYAIGDLVGASPEMLASVNEGKLLCRVLAGSDVPSQEQRLLSDPKERLEHRLAVQSAEESLTELNLDLEVPAPRLLHLGYVTHLATDITAENLAEQAVTSLRAAAALHPTAAVCGKPREVAAERLAELEAMDRRRYAAPIGWMDAAGEGEWAIALRCAERDPARADTYRLIAGAGIMGDSDPQRELAETETKMSPMLRALQA, encoded by the coding sequence GTGTGTTCATCTAGCCTGTCCGCGAGCGGAGTTTTGCAATATCGCGTATCCCGGCTGAGCGATGATGATTGCGACTTTGAGCAGGTAAATAGGCTTTTAGAGCAAAATCAGCATTTGCTTTCGTCTGCCGCAGCTGAGCGCAGCACCCTTACGGTTTGGAGCGGGGAACGGATTAGGCTAGCGGGTTTAGGTGTAGCTTGGCAGGCGCACTTTAGCGGGGAAAACAGATTTACGGCCGCCGAGGAAGCATGGCGGAATTTATGCGAACACGCTCAGGAGACTTCTGGTGGCGAGGATAAGAATTTTGCTGCAGCTGCCGGGGCATGGCAGGCAGGAGCGGCGAAAAACTGCTGCTCAAAACCAGAAAATATTCGCTGCTCAAAACCGGGAAAAATAACTTGGCCACTGGTTTTGGGGAGTTTTGGGTTTACGCCCGCTACCCCATCGTTGCTGCTAGTTCCAGCTTTAGCGGTAGTCGCCAGTGGCGGTAATACCTGGCTATGGCAGGCTCGTTGGCAGGAGGGGCAAGCAGATTTCCGAGGACGCCAGGGGAATACACCGGAAAACGCTAAGTCGAAAGCAGCGCTCGCTCCTCAACCATCCCCACTTTCCCCTTCCAATCCGGCGCAGGTAACTCACGAAACCTACCCGCATTTACAGCCAGACGCCTGGAAGGCGGCAGTCGAACGCGCGACAACAGAAATCCGCGCCGGACGAGCAGAAAAAATCGTGCTTGCCCGAGATAAAGAACTACGTTTTGACCGGGATGTTTCTTTAGCGCGAGTCACCAGATATTTAGCAGACAAATACCCCACTTGCTGGACTTATGCGATTGGCGACCTGGTGGGAGCCAGCCCCGAGATGCTGGCTAGCGTAAACGAGGGGAAGCTGCTGTGCCGCGTCCTCGCGGGTTCGGACGTTCCCTCCCAGGAGCAACGCCTGCTAAGCGACCCTAAAGAGCGACTTGAGCACCGGTTGGCAGTTCAAAGCGCCGAGGAGTCGCTAACTGAATTGAACTTAGATTTAGAGGTTCCTGCTCCCCGCCTGCTGCACCTGGGGTACGTTACTCATTTGGCAACCGATATTACCGCCGAGAACCTGGCAGAACAGGCAGTTACTTCCCTGCGGGCGGCAGCAGCGCTGCATCCCACCGCGGCGGTTTGCGGAAAACCGCGCGAAGTTGCCGCTGAACGCTTGGCAGAGCTAGAAGCCATGGATAGGCGCCGTTACGCCGCCCCGATTGGATGGATGGATGCCGCCGGCGAGGGCGAATGGGCAATTGCTTTGCGTTGCGCCGAGCGCGACCCTGCCCGCGCCGACACCTACCGCCTGATTGCAGGGGCGGGGATTATGGGAGATTCTGATCCGCAGCGCGAATTGGCCGAAACCGAAACTAAAATGTCGCCGATGCTCCGCGCGCTCCAGGCATAA